From the Ipomoea triloba cultivar NCNSP0323 chromosome 8, ASM357664v1 genome, the window cgacctctgttccgtgcaactgcagtttcctttcaacacacctgcaatatcttttcaacacaactgcagtatcagttatgatcatggttcataatgcattgtggaccatggtccacgatataatttgcggagaTTTTCCGTCCCCACAAATATTCCCAACAGGAATAGAGATGGAAAATTTTTCTTGTAAACGATTTCCTCTCCCTGGTGAAGGTAGGGACAGGGACCGGTGTAAGGTTTAGGGGACCGGAACAGGGAGTATACTCCATATCCTGCTCTGTCCCGTTGCCATCCATTGTGCGCGATTTCAACTCATCACTGTCCTTGCAAACCCCATCAATCCTATTCTTATGAATGAAACCATGGTTATATAAAGGATTTAACGTCAATACCCTTATCCTTGACTCACTATCTATCTCCAACACGTCAGGCAATGAATCGATGTACCCTCTTGACATGCCAACATCAATCCTTATAGCCATGTTGTCGCACACGCTATTAATCCCACTCCTCTGAATGGTATGCCCCACGATCATCCTCTTTGCACCAGGAATTTGTGCAAGAACACGCTTAAGGGTTGAACAATCACAATCCTTTGCTAATTCCTTGGAAAACTTCCTcgaccaaacaatggaatttaaCTTCTTACGGACATTTTTCCTCACGCCACAAATCCAATCTCTTACCTCTTTATTGGCCTTCACTAACCCGAAATCCACATGTTTGGGTAATAGCCCGCCGTGCACCAAAACTGAATCCCCAACCACTACAACAGTATGGTTTTGCGACAAAAACCTTCTCGCCACCGGTCCATTCGGCCTTAATGCCGCAATGCGTGCCCTAATTCCTTTACACCACTCTGGTTTAACTCCGGCGAATTTCGAAGGGACCCCATCAAAGGGATCTTTTATGTTCTTCTTATCCTCAATTCCATTACCACACCGCTTCTTCAAAACTTGCCCTATTCTATACCAAAATGCCCAATCCTCAAACTCTTTAAGCCCCTCTCTGCTCACGCTTCGAAAGTCGCCGTCTACGTTCATGATCTCATGATTACCGTTCAATGTAATCACACACCCACCCGCCTTGCCTGCTTCCCTCCTCAATTTCTCCAGAAAGTAGAGAATCTTCAGCTCCTCCCCGCCGCGGTCGAGCACATCTCCTACCTGAACAGCCGTTGTGGATCCTCCACACCATCGATCCTGCTCGTCGATTAGCCCGGAGAGGCGGAACGCCTGTTTCGTCTTATTGAGATCGCCGTGGAGGTCGCCTACGGCGATGAGACGTCCCGGTGCCGAGAATACGGTCCGCAAACGTGGTAATCCATTGGAATCAAGTTTGGAGTTAGCATGACGatcaggtttagggtttagtggTCGCTCCGATTGCGGCGGACGAGGCGGCAGGAAGAGTCCGCTGCTGATGGAGAAATCGACGAAGGTGTCGACAAAAGACGAGAGTAAATTGGGGAGATTTTGGTGAGAAGATGCCATATATTTTCTACAAGCTAAGTGTATATATTAACTTTTAACCGAGCTTTTGGTTggaaagaaataattaaaaagggaaaagaaCTGTAATTGGgtggaaaaaaattaagaaggaattcaaattattatatttagtggGAAAGAATGTAATTATAGGGGAATGAGAAAGGAatgagtgggttcgagcctccgtggaggcatctgttgactctttgtgcttcagtaggttgagaaagtaactatgaacagatactacattataaccgagtcagtagaactcaaaaaaaaaaaagattaaatttatgTTTGACAAatctaaacctagctgaaaagtagctgaaaattgaaaatctataagctcgaagctgaaatctgaaaaatTGTTAaactagttgttatgcttaaaattgtttagtaaaattaactttttgataagtcgataaatgtaaataagaataaaaatgacatattcataccatttaaatagttttaaatttaaatatgtttgtttatatattaaaatacaaaataatgaaatcaatatattttaataaaatataaagtaaggacatatatttgaaaatatataaaataaaacaaaatgtttatagttcataaaattagtttatacaaaaattaatgattaaacacaaatgtcaaattgaaattacaaccaaatatattgaagagaaaaggtCAAAGCTAAaagcttaaaataataaggataaagatggaaaaaagttaaaaagctactagcttattttttaaaagctatctaaaataatttttcaaaataataagctcttattttaagctactagcatATTTTGAAGATATTACTAAGGCTATGTGTAACACCCCagttttcacatcttggatttattacgaaatcctaataatacaatacattacggaagcgtctaaccagcagaaaactgggtgctaccgccacacctagagtgaattctatcacctctttgacaaactccactctaagtgcacaggctaaacttacaacattaacaacaatccttgtctatatcaaagagtagaccccaacctgcacttccatcctatttagagctcatcggctacagggctccacactaatctgcaactgataagaacacattgaagtgtagttagcgcgacggctaagtaaggaaatccatttgtcacttaaaagtagacaaaggtttgaaaacatttagtgaaacaacatccactcgtctcgtaagacaaaatcatttctttctcaaagacgttacaaaataattcttttctcgtctttaaaacttccttagtttcatatagtaagagtgaggcctacaacctcgggccatggcactccagccctcccgtaggttcctcccttatcccaaccccgggccgtggcactcaagccttcccgtgggcacctctccttatcccaacatgacgacataacggcgaatagacttcgctctaacaatataatataacgaccactgggcaaagggcacttaaagccacccgtgggtcaatcaaggtcctcctcaacttactttagaaactacggttttgaaaacatgattcttccttcaatttttcttactcaaatcatttcttttggacatatttcaccaatgagtccaatatttgaaatcggctacctctttagcccctgaaggattttcaaacatcattttctcaaacaataaggttttgacaacctttatatcaaaatagcatacgtttttcaacgtaagttttcataaacatttttggatacacttcatatgtccatctcacactttaaaacaaccaGCATCCTCAACTATCGTccccaccattaactaataatagatagctgTCCTTGTCATTTNacataaatacaacatatacaagcatacccaagctatgaacatgtatacaaaaaatatccccaaagctccaaaaacaccatatttcaaccaaaaatcaattatccaaattcaagtgactaattccaacttaagggaattccttacctcgatggaagattttaaaaccaAAGAAGTGCTAGATCTTTCCTTGGATTCAAAGTCCCCTACAacatcaccacaataacaatatttttcatgcactaaacatcAACACATGAAttctagagatgatttaatccaacaagGTTCAAGATCTTACCTACACTTGTACACTTGGGTTGGAAAAGCTTGGGAGCTCTTAGATCACAAAGGAGGactaaatctattttttttttcttcttcctaaggGTGTAGCCGAaatgagagagggagagagatgatcttggtgtgattttgttcttgatctacaagcaacaagtgcaattgcaccatacctcttatgacataGCATTTAATGATCCAATCTTAGGCTAAGATTtggttgccacttgtcatcaccctatggagtctctaggaagatcacaacttaattggccagtttatgcttaaatcagatgaatgttcggaggattataacttaattcgggaaaattctaataccaaaattatcgtaaaaatattcccgtcgtaactcaccaattttggaaattttccggtattccgctaaatataggtacagagtccgtaacaacttatcccttacagtccatttgaaatttttcttgaactaactagaaattcaggcttaatcgtataatacttaaaaatccaaattctagaaaattcgaactgaatctatatccttaaaattttctcggttcgtgaccggtgcgtagttcgcagcctatcgataactaatcctaaaaaaaattatttcgagcatcaaaccgtcttctcttaaatgtcataacttaaagacctattttccgaacctcaaacttatcggaaaatacgaggggttacactatgtttggcaaacctagctgaaaaggtagctaaagctgaaaagtagctgaaaactgaaaaactatAAGTTCGAAGTTGAAATCTAAAGaactgttaagctagctgttatgattaaaagtgtttggtaaaattagctttttgataaactaataaatgtaaaaagactaaaaaaagacatctttatacaatttaaatagttttaaatttaaataggtttgtttatatattaaaatataaaatagtgaaatcaatatattttaataaaatataaagtaataacatatatttgaaaacatataaagtaaaacaaaatgtttataattcataagattagttcatacaaaaatcaatgtttaaacacaaatgtcaaattgaaattacaaccaaacatattgaagagaaaaagtcaaaaaggtttagccaaaaaagttttaattgagaaaggtaaatgatgtcatttctttaaaataataaggttaaaaatgGCAAAatagttaggaagctactagcttattttgaaatgctatcttaggtagcgttcaaaaataatatcttattttaagctactagcttattttaggaacattaccaaacagagcttatagcttattagtagcttaaaataagttataagttcataaataagctctgccaaacagagcctaaacagagcttatagtttatACGTAGCTTAAatctctgccaaacagagcctaaaatgctcttgtataaaaacaaaattctcaattttaactttccgcccaaaacactctatactattaaggtttgggtaatattgtaaaatatggtaatacaattcctattcgtactacaattgtacattaaaatatggtaatacgattcctaataaaatatatattcttccctacgttcctattcgtaatacaattctagattaaaattactaatcgtaataatacagtacatgtATTTTCTTGCAATatatgcaatctatatctatactattaataaaaaaaaaaatcgtcaattttaacttcccgcccaaaacactcatatactattaaagtttgagtaatgttataaaatatgataatacaattcctactACGAGTCAAGTCTTTTCAAGTtcaccccctgcgcgcgagagagagcctctataatatacaattcaataagccttagaaagagtcttgtataaatagtgatgcgaacccacttcccaaaccaatgtgggacaaaagctacttgaaagctttttctctctatttttctaactcaaatgggtcaactttgagaaccaatttctcattcacacattatccattttgagcgtacaatatatcaatcttttcgtctaactatgaagaacccgaatccactttgacccgacctgaatcgaaagtggaccccacatatatttgtaccacaatatagccactaaaaaATGCCatattatgctattttttccaacagttatttgtccagagaatatcaacgctctacggtcaatcaacaatcactcaactgattatccgaTTACTCTTAggtgaatttttctctaatatagttatatttactgaatatcaaaatataagtgtatctCAAGATCTTGCAACAGCTAagcgacaagtaattaaatgaatgatatataattaatgcaatacaaattatctacatattgcatttatacacttattttagaacactgaatttttgtgatatttgttgcatgcaaggaagactcatactatagtttatttgtctattcttatatgttataaatcataacaTCATAAGAAATgaatactttgatgaaatatgaagcatgagtagtttgccaatcaacggttatggacatcgcatttcaacagtttggatgtgCATCATTCTAAAAAGtcatacactccatttggtaatctggagtgaagtttggattaacagtttagatatatgattcatacattctgatatatatatttttgtttattgcatGATGCCAGTATGATGGTTTGAATTTTAagagcatagaaacaagctcgaaacatgcttatatgcttgaatggtcttacctcaaagttaatacccactatcacacaatgctttatattgtatgttagactcaaggttactaacttctcacaatagtcagagacttgttttatatgtatgaaatattgacaaaaacaattaggctttagatgtgagttttacttataatatacataggaatctgaaacattttgacaaaatttcacaatacaaaacacataaattcaaaacataagacacaactactaatttgtttctGGTATAGACTTTCagaacacaagacacaaaaactcacaacataaaGCACATACACATGTACCAGGGTCCAAtccacagtgcattgtgaacttggtccatggtataaaaaTTGCTAGAGATGTTTActacattaatttttgtttttggggaGTAAAGGAATCATATATTCTACAGTTGGTAGAGATACAAGTGTTCAACAAGAAGTTAAAATTCCAACTAAGAGACTTGAAAGAACTAGGTAGATTTGTGAAGCGTTGGAGTCTCTTGATCTTAATTGATTGGGGTTGGAGCATTGTAAAATGCTTGAACTTGTAACTCTGAATATATCTTTTGTATCTATTCTCTTCAATATTCAATCTATTTATAACTGAGTCTTCGAACTTGTCCGTTGGAAGAAAACAGATTTGAACTTCATCCACTTGCCATTAAATATTTGCTCAGACTTTACATGTGTAGATTGCGTCCAATAGTTACTTACAACTTGTCATAAAAATATGGTTTCTTTAGTCTTTTAATAACCTTTCCTAAAAAGGAATATATCCTTCTTGGATATTGTGCAATTTTCCAAAAACAGTAAGGAATAAGCAGAAAATGTTGGTCGAAAAGCTCTCCTGCTTATCGTGCTTGAAAATAAGCTTTACTGCTTATTGAGTAACTCTTGTTAGTTCTTGAAAATTCTTACTATGCGGTAGAAATCTTGTTGCTAAAAACTCATTTTGCTAAGATTTCTACTAAAAGTGTAAATTCTTAATGCTTTCAACTTTCTATATTGTAAATAGCGCgttgattttgaaaattatgAGTGAATTTCCAAAAATGTCCTTAATAAATGACCTTTGATAATTTTATGGTTAAGGATAGTTTGACCTTTAgtcatttattaaaaataattgaaaataaattatctgtttaaaataatattttagggTATAAGTACTAGACGCCATTTTTTCTAGGTTACAGTACTAGACAACATTTTGTATTTTGACTTTCCAGCTTTAAGCATTGGCATCTGGTTGCGCCtcccacatgggagggggtgagttcgagcctcagtggagctaatattggctctttgtacttcatttggttgagaaagtagctatgaacaaatactacattgtaacagagccaatagtactaaaaaaaaaaggagtttgAGAAAATTCTTGCTATAACGCTAAACTTGAGTTGTTGTAAAACTTTGCTATGTTGACCTATCATCTCATGATATTTGACTTCAAATCTCATGTTGTTTTCAAAAACTCGTGTTGTGTCCTTATAAAACTTATATAtgctactttaaaaatttatgttgtGCAATACTCATATTGTCTATAAAACTCATATGATTTAaaacttgttttgtttttgaaaaattcatgCTATTTAGAAAGTAGAGATAActctgacggtaataatgtgttaccggtatgtatttgagtattattgagtatttgaatagCGTTGAGTACAGTGTTTCAGTACAATGCTCAATGTACAAGTGAGTTCAGTAtgtattgtctaagttcaagtgtcgtcccTACAAGTGTTTTTTGTGagccttttattttgttcagctcagtaatggagcattaaggctgctgaacgttggtcatcaatgctgaggagctgaacgtctgaggagctgaacgttggtcatcaatgctaagggtcaatgctgaggagctgaacgtctgaggagctgaacgttggtcatcaatgctgaggagtttgaccgttgcgcattgatgctgaggagtgaggtgttgaacggttggttgaacgtccgttgccttgcctctgggtcctgccagtggttccgggtcgggtgctgctagcctgattactctgtcaaaCTCATTTTGATCATTTCCATTTCATGTTTAAGTGTGGCAGACCTTGTTTCATAAGCAAATGTTTTGTAAGGATGTCTGCAAGTTAATTGTCAGTTGGCACATATTCAATCTCCACATACTTTTTTTCAACATGATCACATGTGAAATGGTGTCGAATGTCAATGTATGTGGTCCACTAGTTTTTGAATATAGTATTGGATTTTGAGTTATAGCAATGACACTTGAGTTGTGGCAAAATATGCAAACTTCTTTGCACTCAATGCCATAGTCCTTCAATTGTTATTCCATCCATAAGATTGGTTTCTAAAATGTATTAGttgttggaaaaaattatatatttataattttccgtataaaaatgatatttttgtctttgaatAGTAAAGAGCTAGTACTTTTTATTACTCAATTATACCATCATCACTTCTAATTCATCAAGTGTATGCAAagtgattatttatttatttatttttgtgattcAAATGGGAGGGGGTGACCCCGAGGGAAAACAAGACTAATTGTTTTCCCTCACTCGGTGAGTACTTGTGACTCGCGCCAAATCGTTAAGAGCGTCTTCAACTCCCACAGGGCAAGTCCTGTGGTTAACAAAATTCAAAGACAAAAGAACATTGATAAGGACGGTTTTCACACATCCATCAAGTATCAAATCACCATATAGAGTTTAGATATCGTTTCACTGGAAATGACTCTTCTAATGTTAGAAATTGATGCAAAGTGGAGTTGAGCACAAGCTAAAACTACCCTTTCAGAAGCTAGACCTATCGTTAATGAGTTGAGTTGATAAGATTAATCAAATAGAAAATAAGACAAGTAAAATAAAGGACCGAGATTTGGTTGATTTAAGCTAAGATGTCAAATATTGTACTAAGGATTAGGGAATTAAAACAAGACACATGATAAGTGAAATGCACATAAGTATCCAAATACCACTCTTGTAGCTATCTGGACTTGCAACCTCATATTGAACTCCATTCTCGTTGCAATTCAACCCAAGGTTGCCCAAACAAGAACACAAGGCATAAATTCTCCTTAACACCCGAAATACTATTGATTGGGTTCAAGCGCATATATGAATCTATATATAGTGTACAAGCTCTATTCTCGTAGCAACAAACACACTCCAAATAAATCATATAATTGAGATCCAACAATTATACACAATTTCACAACAAACCCTAGAACACCCAAATAATTTCCTTTATGCAATACAACTCATATAAGCATCAATAACAAGAAATCAAACCAAATCCTGGCCTAGTCCCAAAACacttagctactcataatataacaatagatACACAATATTAAAAGagtaattgaaaatataaatgaaaatcaAAGGAAAGAGATGAATAAAAGAACTTCTTAATTTAAGCTTTGAAATCCAAGATCGCAAAGTGTCTTGAGCTTGAAAATGAAAAGGAACAAGAAATCTACTCTAATATAAGCTCTTTTAGAGCAAAACCTAA encodes:
- the LOC116026912 gene encoding shewanella-like protein phosphatase 2; its protein translation is MASSHQNLPNLLSSFVDTFVDFSISSGLFLPPRPPQSERPLNPKPDRHANSKLDSNGLPRLRTVFSAPGRLIAVGDLHGDLNKTKQAFRLSGLIDEQDRWCGGSTTAVQVGDVLDRGGEELKILYFLEKLRREAGKAGGCVITLNGNHEIMNVDGDFRSVSREGLKEFEDWAFWYRIGQVLKKRCGNGIEDKKNIKDPFDGVPSKFAGVKPEWCKGIRARIAALRPNGPVARRFLSQNHTVVVVGDSVLVHGGLLPKHVDFGLVKANKEVRDWICGVRKNVRKKLNSIVWSRKFSKELAKDCDCSTLKRVLAQIPGAKRMIVGHTIQRSGINSVCDNMAIRIDVGMSRGYIDSLPDVLEIDSESRIRVLTLNPLYNHGFIHKNRIDGVCKDSDELKSRTMDGNGTEQDMEYTPCSGPLNLTPVPVPTFTRERKSFTRKIFHLYSFSDE